Proteins co-encoded in one Phenylobacterium soli genomic window:
- a CDS encoding TonB-dependent receptor → MGSIQRHRLALWLGTAATLALAGAAHAETAAGTAAVTALPELVVTAERRTENLQKVPISATVLGADQLQKQGVNRVADLQAVSPSLAINTVGRSTFINIRGVGLAQTAPTSTPGVAVYINGALLPHEQIIAGSFYDIEAVEVLRGPQGTLSGQNSTAGAIYMRTPKPRFEELSGYIDQTLGDHNWRRTIAAANVPLYGEMAALRIAGVRDQRDSYTNNIGGPAHPGDVNYTGYRADLRLKPLERLEADLRYEHFLSDTGFNAVKNRADKVTSDPFTIEEDALGNSHINGHRADIEVNYDLTDAMRLRWVSSEQNSTVTDLSDGDRSATALPRPPASNTGRLAYTYTGIKTLTHEVNLLSTGDGPVQWVVGVFYMRDKLPVVLYTYNNDVITRAHPPTSTTGIVTHNRSESVFGQVSWRIDPQWQIVAGARYSKDRQEFDKFAGVPAGVGIETSKVPTGRVALNYNPTTNTLLYASVARGYKSGGNNLFPGDPPYRPEINVVEELGAKTTLLDGHLRLNGDVFASQYKDLQLQTLTPTRFPSTQNVGKSKIYGAELEGMGAWGDLRLNFGLAYLNAKTDVDANLLDGTVSPSVLRLVTSGARLPFSPEWTANAGIEYDLHLAGTTLTPRLQWSHTDTQYASIFQSSTSIIPKHDLLDARLTWAPTERWSLEGFVTNLTDKTYVASQFFGSSSADGGTIYGARRQVGMRVKVNLGGPN, encoded by the coding sequence ATGGGATCCATTCAACGTCATCGCCTTGCCCTGTGGCTCGGAACCGCCGCCACGCTGGCCCTGGCCGGCGCGGCCCACGCCGAGACAGCCGCCGGGACGGCGGCCGTCACCGCCCTGCCCGAGCTGGTGGTCACCGCCGAGCGGCGGACCGAGAACCTGCAGAAGGTTCCGATCTCGGCCACGGTGCTGGGAGCCGACCAGCTGCAAAAGCAGGGTGTGAACCGCGTCGCCGACCTGCAGGCGGTCTCGCCGAGCCTGGCGATCAACACGGTCGGCCGCTCGACCTTCATCAACATCCGCGGCGTGGGCCTGGCGCAGACCGCGCCGACCTCGACGCCCGGCGTCGCGGTCTACATCAACGGCGCCCTGCTGCCGCACGAGCAGATCATCGCCGGCTCGTTCTACGACATCGAGGCGGTGGAAGTGCTGCGCGGGCCGCAGGGCACGCTGAGCGGCCAGAACTCCACGGCCGGCGCGATCTACATGCGCACGCCCAAGCCGCGCTTCGAGGAGCTGTCGGGCTATATCGACCAGACCCTCGGCGATCATAACTGGCGGCGCACCATCGCGGCGGCCAACGTGCCGCTCTACGGCGAGATGGCGGCCCTGCGCATCGCCGGCGTCCGCGACCAGCGCGACAGCTACACCAACAACATCGGCGGCCCGGCCCATCCCGGCGACGTCAACTACACCGGCTACCGCGCCGACCTGCGGCTGAAGCCGCTGGAGCGGCTCGAGGCCGACCTCCGCTACGAGCACTTCCTGAGCGACACCGGGTTCAACGCGGTCAAGAACCGCGCCGACAAGGTGACCAGCGACCCCTTCACGATCGAGGAGGACGCCCTCGGCAACTCGCACATCAACGGCCACCGGGCGGACATCGAGGTCAACTACGACCTGACCGACGCCATGCGCCTGCGCTGGGTGTCGAGCGAGCAGAACTCGACGGTCACCGACCTCTCGGACGGCGACCGCTCGGCCACCGCCCTGCCACGGCCGCCGGCCAGCAACACCGGGCGCCTGGCCTACACCTACACCGGCATCAAGACCCTGACCCACGAGGTCAACCTGCTCTCCACCGGCGATGGTCCGGTGCAGTGGGTCGTGGGCGTCTTCTACATGCGGGATAAGCTTCCCGTGGTGCTCTACACCTACAACAACGACGTCATCACGCGGGCCCACCCGCCGACCTCGACCACCGGCATCGTCACCCACAACCGCTCGGAGTCGGTGTTCGGCCAGGTGAGCTGGCGCATCGATCCGCAATGGCAGATCGTCGCCGGCGCCCGCTATTCCAAGGACCGCCAGGAGTTCGACAAGTTCGCCGGCGTGCCGGCCGGCGTGGGCATCGAGACCTCCAAGGTCCCGACCGGCCGCGTCGCCCTGAACTACAATCCGACGACGAACACCCTGCTCTATGCCTCGGTGGCGCGCGGCTACAAGTCGGGCGGCAACAACCTCTTCCCCGGCGACCCGCCTTATCGGCCCGAGATCAACGTGGTGGAGGAGCTGGGCGCCAAGACGACCCTCCTCGACGGTCACCTGCGCCTGAACGGCGACGTCTTCGCCTCGCAGTACAAGGACCTGCAGCTCCAGACCCTGACGCCCACCCGCTTCCCCTCGACCCAGAACGTCGGCAAGTCGAAGATCTACGGCGCCGAGCTGGAAGGCATGGGCGCCTGGGGCGACCTGCGGCTGAACTTCGGCCTGGCCTATCTGAACGCCAAGACCGACGTCGACGCCAACCTGCTGGACGGAACGGTCTCGCCGTCCGTCCTGCGGCTGGTGACGAGCGGCGCACGCCTGCCGTTCTCGCCGGAGTGGACCGCCAACGCCGGGATCGAATACGACCTGCACCTGGCGGGGACGACCCTGACGCCGCGCCTGCAGTGGTCGCACACCGACACCCAGTACGCGTCGATCTTCCAGAGCTCGACGAGCATCATCCCCAAGCACGACCTGCTGGACGCGCGCCTGACCTGGGCGCCGACCGAGCGTTGGTCGCTCGAGGGCTTCGTCACCAACCTGACCGACAAGACCTATGTGGCCTCGCAGTTCTTCGGCAGCTCCAGCGCCGACGGCGGCACCATCTACGGCGCCCGCCGCCAGGTGGGGATGCGCGTGAAGGTCAACCTCGGCGGTCCGAACTAA
- a CDS encoding CapA family protein — translation MADPICLFAVGDVAPRRDDPAAMLAAVEGLKGPADLLFGQLECPLSDRGSPLPQARLAMRTDPGLARALRDAGFDAVSFAGNHCLDWGPDAFADTLEHVRAVGLALCGAGPDIAAARRPAIFERGGRRFAFLAYSSILPQGYWAEAGRAGCAPLRAHTLQAAPEHAPPGSSPAPLTFCHRADLAALRDDVRAARTRADHVIVSVHWGIHFVAAQIADYQREAAYAAIDAGADAVIGHHPHVLKGVELHRGRPIFYSLGNFAIDQPQAFEAELTSTRSFREIAALNPGFDAARRYILPPDSQRSMIARLAFGADGEVRAAFLPVMIDDDCLPARLAPQDPRFAEIATYVEAIGRTEGLANRYERAGGEVRLA, via the coding sequence TTGGCCGATCCGATCTGCCTGTTCGCCGTCGGCGACGTCGCCCCGCGGCGCGACGATCCCGCCGCCATGCTGGCCGCCGTTGAGGGGCTGAAGGGCCCCGCCGACCTGCTGTTCGGCCAACTCGAATGCCCGCTGTCCGACCGTGGCTCGCCCCTGCCCCAGGCGCGGCTGGCCATGCGCACCGATCCGGGCCTCGCGCGGGCCCTGCGCGACGCCGGCTTCGACGCCGTCTCCTTCGCGGGCAACCACTGCCTGGACTGGGGCCCCGACGCCTTCGCCGACACGCTCGAGCATGTCCGCGCCGTCGGCCTCGCGCTCTGCGGCGCGGGCCCGGACATCGCCGCCGCCCGTCGCCCCGCCATATTCGAGCGCGGCGGTCGCCGCTTCGCCTTCCTCGCCTACAGCTCGATCCTGCCGCAGGGCTACTGGGCCGAGGCCGGGCGCGCCGGCTGCGCGCCGCTACGCGCCCACACCCTCCAGGCCGCGCCCGAGCACGCGCCGCCGGGATCGAGTCCCGCGCCCCTGACCTTCTGCCACCGCGCCGACCTCGCGGCCCTGCGCGACGACGTCCGCGCCGCCCGGACGCGCGCCGACCACGTGATCGTCTCGGTCCATTGGGGCATCCACTTCGTCGCCGCCCAGATCGCCGACTACCAGCGCGAGGCCGCCTACGCCGCCATCGACGCCGGGGCGGACGCGGTGATCGGCCATCACCCGCACGTGCTGAAGGGCGTCGAGCTGCATCGCGGCCGGCCGATCTTCTACAGCCTCGGCAACTTCGCCATCGACCAGCCGCAGGCCTTCGAGGCCGAACTCACCTCGACCCGCAGCTTCCGCGAGATCGCCGCCCTCAACCCGGGCTTCGACGCCGCCCGGCGCTACATCCTGCCGCCGGACAGCCAGCGCTCGATGATCGCGCGCCTCGCCTTCGGCGCCGACGGCGAGGTCCGCGCCGCCTTCCTGCCGGTGATGATCGACGACGACTGCCTCCCCGCCCGCCTCGCGCCGCAGGACCCGCGCTTCGCGGAGATCGCGACCTACGTCGAGGCGATCGGCCGGACCGAGGGCCTCGCCAACCGCTACGAGCGCGCCGGCGGCGAGGTGCGCCTGGCCTAG
- a CDS encoding MFS transporter, giving the protein MARVESANADLQAEDGAPGASPEALSRGEAQLRWKLTLRLVAPITLLIILNSLDRVNVSFAALRMNQELGLSPQAYGFGVSIFFLGYILLQFPHAMSQRRLGARRWIFLTAFAWGVVAASLAFIRDARAFYALRFLLGATEGGLAPGMLYYLSQWTPRRLRGFAAAGTMLAVPISVVLGGPLSGWLMAMHDNPAGLAGWRWMFLIEGAAPIVLAFVSLVIFKERLEDAGWLSAAEKRSLRAELDREAAELEHRHAVRLADTLRQPGLWGSIVLWFCLMSGAYGLLFWLPMVIKQMSSVSDAHASALSALPWVGIGAGMMLNAWHSDRTQERTWHFAVPAGIAALFLAAAATVPAGWPALVCILVGATAMGSAQGVFWAIPTSFLGGAAAAAGVTVINIMGNSAGVVTPPLFGWLRQATGSFQPPIYAMAALMLVAAVTAVPLGRWAKARL; this is encoded by the coding sequence ATGGCGAGGGTCGAAAGCGCGAACGCTGATCTGCAAGCCGAAGATGGCGCCCCCGGCGCTTCGCCGGAAGCCCTGTCGCGAGGCGAGGCGCAACTGCGCTGGAAGCTGACCCTGCGGCTGGTCGCCCCGATCACCCTGCTGATCATCCTCAACTCGCTGGACCGCGTGAACGTGAGCTTCGCTGCCCTGCGGATGAACCAGGAGCTCGGCCTTTCGCCCCAGGCCTACGGCTTCGGCGTCAGCATCTTCTTCCTGGGCTACATCCTGCTGCAGTTCCCCCACGCCATGAGCCAGCGGCGGCTGGGGGCGCGGCGCTGGATCTTCCTGACCGCCTTCGCCTGGGGCGTGGTGGCGGCGAGCCTCGCCTTCATCCGGGACGCGCGCGCCTTCTACGCCCTGCGCTTCCTGCTCGGGGCGACCGAGGGCGGGCTCGCGCCGGGCATGCTCTACTATCTGAGCCAATGGACGCCGCGGCGGCTGCGCGGCTTCGCGGCGGCCGGCACCATGCTGGCGGTGCCGATCTCGGTGGTGCTCGGCGGCCCGCTCTCCGGCTGGCTGATGGCGATGCACGATAACCCGGCGGGCCTTGCCGGCTGGCGCTGGATGTTCCTCATCGAGGGGGCCGCGCCGATCGTGCTCGCCTTCGTCTCGCTGGTGATCTTCAAGGAGCGGCTGGAGGACGCCGGCTGGCTGAGCGCGGCGGAAAAGCGGAGCCTGCGCGCCGAGCTCGACCGCGAGGCCGCCGAGCTGGAGCACCGCCACGCGGTGCGCCTGGCCGACACCCTGCGCCAGCCCGGGCTCTGGGGAAGCATCGTGCTGTGGTTCTGCCTGATGTCTGGCGCCTATGGCCTGCTGTTCTGGCTGCCGATGGTGATCAAGCAGATGTCGAGCGTCTCGGACGCCCACGCCAGCGCGCTCAGCGCCTTGCCGTGGGTGGGCATCGGGGCCGGCATGATGCTCAACGCCTGGCATTCGGACCGCACCCAGGAGCGGACCTGGCACTTCGCCGTTCCGGCGGGGATCGCGGCCCTCTTCCTGGCGGCGGCGGCCACCGTGCCGGCGGGCTGGCCGGCGCTCGTCTGCATCCTGGTCGGCGCGACGGCGATGGGTTCCGCGCAGGGGGTGTTCTGGGCGATCCCGACGAGCTTCCTCGGTGGGGCGGCGGCAGCGGCGGGCGTGACGGTGATCAATATCATGGGCAATTCGGCCGGCGTGGTGACGCCGCCGCTGTTCGGCTGGCTGCGCCAGGCGACGGGCTCGTTCCAGCCGCCGATCTACGCCATGGCGGCGCTGATGCTGGTGGCGGCGGTGACGGCCGTGCCGCTCGGCCGCTGGGCCAAGGCGCGGCTCTAG
- a CDS encoding TetR/AcrR family transcriptional regulator, which translates to MDDAKTMASAGAQRPPGEADADRVRTNILEIATEEFAAKGLTGARIDEIAERTLTSKRMIYYHFGGKEGLYRAVLAHCYGRIRTIESTLDLGGRPPLEALAHLVRFTFDYQVANEDFIRLVMVENIHRAEYVSQMPELQALNLKVIELLRGICERGAAEGVIRPDVDPTDLHMSISALCFFNVANRHTFSVIHEVDMMSIAAKTARRETIVEMVLRYVRPAAA; encoded by the coding sequence ATGGATGACGCGAAGACCATGGCGAGCGCGGGCGCCCAGCGGCCGCCCGGCGAGGCCGACGCCGACCGGGTGCGCACCAACATCCTGGAGATCGCCACCGAGGAGTTCGCCGCCAAGGGGCTGACCGGCGCGCGCATCGACGAGATCGCCGAGCGGACGCTCACCTCCAAGCGGATGATCTACTACCACTTCGGCGGCAAGGAGGGCCTCTACCGCGCCGTCCTCGCCCACTGCTACGGCCGCATCCGCACCATCGAGAGCACCCTCGACCTCGGCGGCCGCCCGCCGCTGGAGGCGCTCGCCCACCTCGTCCGCTTCACCTTCGACTACCAGGTGGCCAACGAGGACTTCATCCGCCTCGTCATGGTCGAGAACATCCACCGCGCCGAATACGTCAGCCAGATGCCGGAGCTGCAGGCCCTCAACCTGAAGGTCATCGAGCTGCTGCGCGGCATCTGCGAGCGCGGGGCCGCCGAGGGGGTGATCCGGCCCGACGTCGACCCCACCGACCTTCACATGTCGATCAGCGCGCTGTGCTTCTTCAACGTCGCCAACCGGCACACCTTCTCGGTGATCCACGAGGTCGACATGATGTCGATCGCCGCCAAGACGGCGCGTCGCGAGACCATCGTCGAGATGGTGCTGCGCTACGTGCGCCCAGCGGCGGCGTGA
- a CDS encoding ThuA domain-containing protein gives MKRVVTGLIALSTLAGSAAAQTGNPGGPINDNLGQPDYGVCRGIDARCFHAWPRAATSQYRILLFTRTAGPRHANLGPALGPGLNPPLADGNVVQKGMLALAEKNGWKLDYTEDTSFMTRLDGYNAVVFFSTSRDTLDDDGKTALRQYMRAGGGFVAIHNAFGTMYNWSYYEGLLGGTNYYDHGPNRTGDVVVVDRQDSATKDLPARFGFKDEWYNLVPFPTKVRFLATVDEKSWTPVPAGEGFPAGGPPPGVMPRRPPGPPLASVVGKHPGHGAFHPVAWCQYYDGGKVFATTLGHDAGIFTDPKFPGAEAFQSLVAGGIRSVMGAAPFCR, from the coding sequence ATGAAACGCGTCGTGACGGGGCTGATCGCGCTGTCCACGCTGGCCGGATCGGCGGCGGCGCAGACCGGCAATCCGGGCGGGCCGATCAACGACAACCTGGGGCAGCCGGACTACGGCGTCTGCCGCGGCATCGACGCCAGGTGCTTCCACGCCTGGCCGCGGGCGGCGACCAGCCAGTACCGGATCCTGCTGTTCACCCGCACCGCCGGGCCGCGCCACGCCAACCTCGGCCCGGCGCTGGGGCCGGGGCTGAACCCGCCGCTGGCCGACGGCAACGTGGTGCAGAAGGGCATGCTGGCCCTGGCCGAGAAGAACGGCTGGAAGCTCGACTACACCGAGGACACTTCGTTCATGACGCGGCTCGACGGCTACAACGCCGTGGTCTTCTTCTCGACCTCGCGGGACACCCTGGACGACGACGGCAAGACGGCGCTGCGCCAGTACATGCGGGCGGGGGGCGGCTTCGTGGCGATCCACAACGCCTTCGGCACGATGTACAACTGGTCCTACTACGAGGGCCTGCTGGGCGGGACCAACTACTACGACCACGGGCCCAACCGGACGGGCGATGTGGTGGTGGTCGATCGCCAGGATTCCGCGACGAAGGACCTGCCGGCGCGCTTCGGCTTCAAGGACGAGTGGTACAACCTCGTGCCGTTCCCGACCAAGGTGCGCTTCCTGGCGACGGTGGACGAGAAGTCGTGGACGCCCGTGCCGGCCGGCGAGGGCTTCCCGGCGGGCGGACCGCCCCCCGGCGTCATGCCGCGGCGCCCGCCCGGCCCGCCGCTGGCGAGCGTGGTCGGCAAGCATCCGGGCCACGGCGCGTTCCATCCCGTGGCGTGGTGCCAGTACTACGACGGCGGCAAGGTGTTCGCGACGACGCTCGGCCACGACGCGGGCATCTTCACCGACCCGAAGTTCCCGGGCGCGGAGGCGTTCCAGAGCCTGGTCGCCGGCGGCATCCGCTCGGTGATGGGCGCGGCGCCGTTCTGCCGATAG
- a CDS encoding protocatechuate 4,5-dioxygenase subunit alpha has product MSRTIPGTTLFDGEQAAKGYALNKLCFSLNDAANRAAFAADEPAYCERFGLNPAQKAAVAARDVLALIAAGGNIYYLAKMAGVWGLNVQDVGAQQTGMSVEAFKAKLQEQAA; this is encoded by the coding sequence ATGTCCAGGACCATACCGGGCACGACGCTCTTCGACGGCGAGCAGGCCGCCAAGGGCTACGCCCTCAACAAGCTCTGCTTCTCGCTCAACGACGCCGCCAACCGCGCGGCCTTCGCCGCCGACGAGCCGGCCTACTGCGAGCGCTTCGGCCTCAACCCGGCCCAGAAGGCGGCGGTGGCGGCCCGCGACGTGCTGGCCCTGATCGCCGCCGGCGGCAACATCTACTACCTCGCCAAGATGGCGGGCGTCTGGGGTCTCAACGTCCAGGATGTCGGCGCCCAGCAGACCGGCATGAGCGTCGAGGCGTTCAAGGCGAAACTCCAGGAGCAGGCGGCCTGA
- a CDS encoding class III extradiol dioxygenase family protein, producing MAKILGGIGTSHVPAIGRAIARGEQQTPYWAPFFGGYPPAQRWLAKTRPDVAVVFYNDHGLNFFLDKMPTFAIGAAAEYRNADEGWGLSVAPPVAGDPELSWAIVEGVVARDFDPTTCQEMLIDHAVTVPLQLLWPDHAAPPVRIVPIAINTVQHPLPSARRCFALGQAVGAAIEAFPRDLDVVVIGTGGLSHQLDGERAGFLNAAFDRECLEKIVDEPEALTRYTNDELVELAGTQGIELLMWLAMRGALRKPVRTHQHYHAPVSNTGGALLVMDETPGAAALAA from the coding sequence ATGGCGAAGATCCTCGGCGGCATCGGGACCTCGCACGTCCCCGCGATCGGGCGGGCCATCGCCCGCGGCGAGCAGCAGACGCCCTACTGGGCGCCGTTCTTCGGCGGCTATCCGCCGGCCCAGCGCTGGCTGGCCAAGACCCGGCCTGACGTGGCGGTCGTCTTCTACAACGACCACGGCCTCAACTTCTTCCTCGACAAGATGCCGACCTTCGCCATCGGCGCGGCCGCCGAGTACCGCAACGCCGACGAGGGCTGGGGTCTGAGCGTCGCGCCGCCGGTGGCCGGCGATCCGGAGCTGTCCTGGGCCATCGTAGAGGGCGTGGTCGCCCGCGACTTCGACCCGACCACCTGCCAGGAGATGCTGATCGACCACGCGGTCACCGTGCCCCTGCAGCTCCTCTGGCCGGATCACGCGGCGCCGCCGGTGCGCATCGTGCCGATCGCCATCAACACCGTGCAGCACCCCCTGCCCTCCGCCCGCCGCTGCTTCGCCCTCGGCCAGGCGGTCGGCGCGGCCATCGAGGCCTTCCCCCGCGACCTCGACGTGGTGGTCATCGGCACCGGCGGCCTCTCCCACCAGCTCGACGGCGAGCGCGCCGGCTTCCTCAACGCCGCCTTCGACCGCGAGTGCCTGGAGAAGATCGTCGACGAGCCTGAGGCCCTGACCCGCTACACCAACGACGAGCTCGTCGAGCTGGCCGGCACGCAGGGGATCGAGCTGCTCATGTGGCTGGCCATGCGCGGCGCGCTCCGCAAGCCGGTGCGCACGCACCAGCACTACCACGCCCCGGTCTCCAACACCGGCGGCGCGCTGCTGGTCATGGACGAGACGCCCGGCGCCGCCGCCCTCGCGGCCTGA
- a CDS encoding VOC family protein yields the protein MIRLVDHINIATERLEETRAFYVEVLGLSEGPRPPFAFPGYWLYAGERPIVHMQFSPGPVGPSTESALNHAAFEVADMDGLIARLQQHGVAHRVVLIPGTKVRQAFFEDPNGVRLELNEARAVAGA from the coding sequence ATGATCCGGCTCGTCGACCACATCAACATCGCCACCGAACGGCTCGAGGAGACCCGCGCCTTCTACGTGGAGGTGCTTGGGCTGAGCGAGGGGCCGCGGCCGCCATTCGCCTTCCCGGGCTACTGGCTCTACGCCGGCGAGCGGCCGATCGTGCACATGCAGTTCTCGCCGGGGCCCGTCGGGCCCTCGACCGAGAGCGCGCTGAACCACGCCGCCTTCGAGGTGGCCGACATGGACGGGCTGATCGCCCGCCTGCAGCAGCACGGCGTCGCCCACCGGGTGGTGCTGATCCCCGGCACGAAGGTGCGCCAGGCCTTCTTCGAGGACCCCAACGGCGTGCGGCTCGAGCTCAACGAGGCGAGGGCGGTCGCCGGGGCTTAG